A single genomic interval of Variovorax sp. PMC12 harbors:
- a CDS encoding putative porin, giving the protein MNHLQNIPSRGALPTLRKCALAAAVASAFVFAATGAAAQTGGAPAETAMVKLIRGLIQSGTLAKDVGEALLAQAQTEALAAQQTQRMAASATAASAATAGGLRLEAGDVRVPYISQTVRDQIRDEVKAQVMAQAKDEGWAAPNETPEWSKRIRVEGDVRVRNESRGYASNNSNIEVNWSELNKGSGYDVNPNTNLSLPSILNTQKDRRNLFRARARLGVFADLSENTKAGVRLASGSDESPVSTTQTLGGGLSKKSVWLDQMWISHKPVDWLTVTAGRFGNPFMSSDVLFSNDLNFDGIAAQFDKKLGNKDLSLFGTLGLIPLEYSSDNSPSRSQDKMKSENKWLFGAQIGADWKINDDNRVRGALAYYNFRNISGQVSQPCALYAGADGCSTDWSRPAFMQKGNTLMLLRDISLDPLNPAGTPQPQYVGLASKFRLIDLNLRWDTAVAGNNLRLDANFVKNTAYDAKDIWNRAGTRGAIVNNFGPGGGTSQSDFKSGGNAYQIQATYGKPAPAARGDWNVLAGYKRIEPDAMPDGYNDSTFHGGGTNARGYFLGGSYAIDKNMWFTARWISAKEVYGPPLSIDTLQLEFNARF; this is encoded by the coding sequence ATGAACCATCTTCAAAACATTCCGAGCCGGGGCGCCTTGCCGACCCTGCGCAAATGCGCGCTCGCGGCGGCCGTGGCCTCCGCGTTCGTCTTCGCGGCCACGGGTGCCGCGGCCCAGACGGGCGGAGCACCCGCCGAGACCGCCATGGTCAAGCTGATCCGGGGCCTGATCCAGAGTGGCACCCTCGCCAAAGACGTGGGCGAGGCCCTGCTGGCCCAGGCCCAGACCGAGGCGCTCGCGGCGCAGCAGACGCAGCGCATGGCGGCTTCGGCCACCGCGGCATCGGCTGCCACGGCCGGCGGATTGCGCCTGGAAGCGGGCGATGTGCGCGTGCCCTACATCTCGCAGACCGTGCGCGATCAGATCCGCGACGAGGTCAAGGCGCAGGTCATGGCCCAGGCCAAGGACGAAGGCTGGGCCGCGCCCAACGAAACGCCCGAGTGGAGCAAGCGCATCCGCGTGGAAGGCGATGTGCGCGTGCGCAACGAATCGCGCGGCTACGCAAGCAACAACAGCAACATCGAGGTCAACTGGTCCGAGCTCAACAAGGGCAGCGGCTACGACGTCAATCCCAACACCAACCTCTCTCTGCCCTCGATCCTCAACACGCAAAAGGACCGGCGCAATCTGTTCCGCGCGCGCGCCCGGCTGGGCGTGTTCGCCGACCTCTCCGAGAACACCAAGGCCGGCGTGCGCCTGGCCTCGGGCAGCGACGAGAGCCCGGTGTCGACCACCCAGACGCTGGGCGGGGGCCTGAGCAAGAAGAGCGTGTGGCTCGACCAGATGTGGATATCGCACAAGCCGGTCGACTGGCTCACCGTGACGGCCGGCCGCTTCGGCAACCCATTCATGTCGAGCGACGTGCTTTTCTCCAACGACCTGAACTTCGACGGCATCGCCGCCCAGTTCGACAAGAAGCTGGGCAACAAGGACCTGTCGCTGTTCGGCACGCTGGGCCTGATTCCGCTGGAGTACTCGTCCGACAATTCGCCCAGCCGCAGCCAGGACAAGATGAAGAGCGAGAACAAGTGGCTCTTCGGCGCGCAGATCGGCGCCGACTGGAAGATCAACGACGACAACCGCGTGCGCGGCGCGCTCGCGTACTACAACTTCCGCAACATCTCCGGCCAGGTCTCGCAGCCCTGCGCGCTCTATGCTGGCGCCGACGGCTGCAGCACCGACTGGTCGCGTCCGGCTTTCATGCAGAAGGGCAACACGCTCATGCTGCTGCGCGACATCTCGCTGGACCCGCTCAACCCGGCTGGCACGCCGCAGCCGCAGTACGTGGGGCTGGCCTCGAAGTTTCGCCTGATCGACCTGAACTTGCGCTGGGACACCGCGGTGGCGGGCAACAACCTGCGCCTGGACGCCAACTTCGTGAAGAACACTGCGTACGACGCCAAGGACATCTGGAACCGTGCCGGCACGCGCGGCGCCATCGTCAACAACTTCGGACCCGGCGGCGGCACCAGCCAGTCCGATTTCAAGAGCGGCGGCAATGCCTACCAGATCCAGGCTACCTACGGCAAGCCGGCGCCGGCGGCGCGCGGCGACTGGAACGTGCTCGCGGGCTACAAGCGGATCGAGCCCGATGCGATGCCCGACGGCTACAACGACTCAACCTTCCACGGCGGCGGCACCAATGCGCGCGGCTACTTCCTGGGCGGTTCGTACGCGATCGACAAGAACATGTGGTTCACCGCCCGCTGGATCTCCGCCAAGGAGGTCTATGGCCCGCCGCTGTCGATCGACACCCTGCAGCTCGAATTCAATGCGCGTTTCTAA